From Pedobacter cryoconitis, one genomic window encodes:
- the gap gene encoding type I glyceraldehyde-3-phosphate dehydrogenase, producing the protein MKLAINGFGRIGRKFLRTALEKNINVVAINDLGDPATLAHLFKYDTVHRGFKGEVTFDQEALIINGKRINVYREAQPENLPWKALDIDIVLESTGKFTTRTGAGKHLLAGAKQVLISAPADKDIPMFVLGVNDSVLDLSAEIISNASCTTNNVAPMVKILDDKWGILDGYITTIHSMTGDQNLHDAPHKDLRRARAASASIIPTSTGAAKAITNIFPHLEGKLGGAGIRVPVLNGSLTDFTCILKEKATIEEINAAFKSAAENEMKTVLEYTEDPIVSVDILDNQHSCIFDAQLTSIVGDLVKVVGWYDNESGYSARLVDLVLKISENRN; encoded by the coding sequence ATGAAATTAGCAATTAATGGTTTTGGCAGGATAGGACGTAAATTTTTACGTACTGCACTGGAAAAAAATATCAATGTGGTCGCTATAAACGATCTTGGTGATCCGGCAACTTTAGCGCACCTTTTTAAATATGATACGGTTCACCGTGGTTTTAAAGGTGAAGTAACTTTTGATCAGGAAGCGCTGATTATTAACGGAAAACGAATTAACGTTTACCGCGAAGCCCAGCCGGAAAATCTGCCATGGAAAGCTTTAGACATAGATATCGTACTGGAATCTACTGGTAAATTTACAACCAGAACAGGAGCGGGCAAACATTTGCTGGCAGGTGCGAAACAGGTGTTAATCTCTGCTCCGGCAGATAAAGACATTCCTATGTTTGTACTGGGAGTGAATGATTCAGTCCTTGACTTAAGTGCAGAGATCATTTCCAACGCTTCCTGTACCACGAATAATGTAGCGCCAATGGTAAAGATCCTCGATGATAAATGGGGGATTCTTGATGGTTATATTACCACGATACATTCCATGACTGGTGATCAAAACCTCCATGATGCACCACATAAAGATTTAAGAAGAGCAAGAGCTGCTTCTGCTTCGATTATACCTACCAGTACAGGAGCTGCAAAAGCAATAACCAATATCTTCCCTCATCTGGAAGGCAAGCTCGGAGGAGCAGGTATCCGTGTTCCGGTATTAAACGGTTCACTGACTGATTTTACCTGTATTCTTAAAGAGAAAGCTACCATAGAAGAAATCAATGCAGCTTTTAAATCGGCTGCTGAAAACGAAATGAAAACCGTACTGGAATATACAGAAGATCCGATTGTCTCCGTAGATATCCTGGATAATCAGCATTCTTGTATTTTTGATGCACAACTTACCTCTATCGTAGGTGACCTGGTTAAAGTAGTAGGCTGGTATGATAATGAATCTGGTTATTCTGCAAGACTGGTAGATCTGGTACTTAAAATCTCAGAAAATCGTAATTAG
- a CDS encoding phosphoglycerate kinase, giving the protein MKTIDQCDFKDKKALVRVDFNVPLDKDFNITDDKRMRAALPTITKILNDGGAVILMSHLGRPKGGPENQFSLKHILGDLSRMLDLEVKFADDCIGASAVDAAKNLVPGQVLLLENLRFYKEEEKGDKDFAAKLAKLGDVYVNDAFGTAHRAHASTSIIAEFFPTEKYFGYLMAEELKNAEKINHNAEKPFTAIMGGAKVSDKILLIESLLEKVDNLIIGGGMAYTFSKAQGGEIGTSLLEADRMELCLQLLEKAKAKGVNIILPLDTVIADKFDNNAEKKNVDAGHIPADWMGLDIGPKSVELFSEVIKKSKTLLWNGPMGVFEMANFEQGTRAVANAVVAATKENGAFSLIGGGDSAAAIAKFNLEDEVSYVSTGGGALLEYMEGKELPGVKAING; this is encoded by the coding sequence ATGAAAACAATTGACCAATGTGATTTCAAGGATAAGAAAGCTTTAGTAAGGGTAGATTTTAATGTGCCTTTGGATAAAGATTTCAATATTACAGACGACAAAAGAATGCGTGCTGCTTTACCAACGATCACTAAAATTTTGAATGATGGTGGTGCTGTGATTTTAATGTCACACTTAGGCCGTCCAAAAGGAGGTCCTGAAAATCAATTTTCGCTGAAACATATTTTAGGTGATTTATCAAGAATGCTTGATCTTGAAGTTAAATTTGCTGATGATTGTATTGGTGCTTCTGCTGTTGATGCAGCCAAAAACCTTGTTCCGGGACAGGTTTTATTATTAGAAAACCTTCGTTTTTACAAAGAAGAAGAAAAAGGAGATAAAGATTTTGCAGCTAAACTTGCGAAATTGGGTGATGTATATGTGAATGATGCTTTTGGTACAGCTCACCGTGCACATGCTTCTACTTCAATTATCGCTGAGTTTTTCCCTACAGAAAAATACTTCGGTTACCTGATGGCAGAAGAGTTGAAAAATGCAGAGAAAATTAACCACAATGCAGAGAAACCTTTCACTGCAATTATGGGTGGCGCGAAAGTATCAGACAAAATCCTTTTAATCGAAAGTTTACTTGAAAAAGTAGATAACCTGATTATTGGTGGTGGTATGGCCTATACTTTCAGTAAAGCACAAGGTGGTGAAATCGGTACTTCTTTATTGGAAGCAGACCGTATGGAACTTTGCTTGCAATTACTGGAAAAAGCGAAAGCAAAAGGTGTAAATATCATTTTACCACTGGATACTGTTATCGCAGACAAATTTGACAATAACGCTGAAAAGAAAAATGTTGATGCAGGTCATATCCCGGCAGACTGGATGGGATTGGATATTGGTCCTAAGTCAGTTGAACTTTTCTCTGAAGTAATTAAAAAATCAAAAACCTTATTATGGAATGGCCCGATGGGTGTTTTCGAAATGGCTAATTTTGAGCAGGGTACGCGCGCAGTTGCCAATGCTGTTGTGGCGGCTACGAAAGAAAATGGTGCATTTTCTTTAATTGGCGGAGGTGACTCTGCTGCTGCAATCGCGAAATTTAACCTGGAAGATGAAGTGAGTTATGTTTCTACCGGTGGTGGTGCATTGCTTGAATACATGGAAGGTAAAGAACTGCCTGGTGTTAAGGCTATTAACGGATAA
- the mraZ gene encoding division/cell wall cluster transcriptional repressor MraZ: protein MVQLLGEFDCKLDTKGRMMVPSNLKKQLPNVEQEGLVINRGFEKHLVIYPKKVWEGIVEELSKLNQYEKKTREFIRFFTRGATELTLDASGRVNLPKSLLEFAGIDGEVILSCQFDKIELWSKTAYDNLLDSEPEDFANLAEEVMGNKNRGEDGK from the coding sequence ATGGTTCAACTACTTGGAGAATTTGATTGTAAATTGGATACGAAAGGCCGCATGATGGTCCCTTCGAATCTGAAAAAACAATTGCCAAACGTTGAGCAAGAGGGACTTGTGATAAACAGAGGTTTTGAAAAGCATTTAGTGATCTACCCTAAAAAAGTATGGGAAGGAATAGTGGAAGAGCTGAGTAAACTGAACCAGTACGAGAAAAAAACGAGAGAATTTATCCGGTTTTTTACACGTGGTGCGACGGAATTGACGCTGGATGCTTCGGGTAGAGTCAATCTTCCGAAGTCATTATTGGAATTTGCAGGTATAGATGGCGAAGTAATCCTGTCTTGTCAGTTTGATAAAATAGAGCTTTGGTCTAAAACTGCGTACGACAATTTACTGGATAGTGAGCCGGAAGATTTTGCAAATCTGGCGGAAGAAGTGATGGGAAATAAAAACAGGGGGGAAGATGGAAAATAA
- the rsmH gene encoding 16S rRNA (cytosine(1402)-N(4))-methyltransferase RsmH gives MENNYHVPVLLQECIDGLNIKPDGVYVDVTFGGGGHSREILSKLGKDGVLIAFDQDPDAQRNKINDPRFLFVDQNFAFLKNNLRLLGYKQVDGILADLGVSSHQFNEPERGFSTRFESSLDMRMDKQGKLTAADVLNTYTEDKLHKIFGIYGEVKNAKSLARAVVTSRAGQPIVTLADFKAAAGAHIPKGKENKYMAQVFQALRIEVNAEIEVLESFLLQTAEVLSPGGRLVVMSYHSLEDRPVKNFIAKGKIRGEADKDFFGNEEKPYKVITRKAVIAEQDELERNSRSRSAKLRIGERI, from the coding sequence ATGGAAAATAATTATCATGTGCCAGTACTTTTGCAGGAATGTATTGATGGGTTAAATATTAAACCCGATGGCGTATATGTGGACGTTACTTTTGGCGGAGGTGGCCATTCAAGAGAAATCTTGTCTAAACTGGGCAAAGACGGTGTACTCATCGCTTTTGATCAGGATCCTGATGCCCAACGTAACAAGATTAATGATCCCCGCTTTTTATTTGTTGATCAGAATTTCGCTTTCTTAAAAAACAACCTTCGTTTGCTGGGCTATAAGCAGGTAGATGGCATTCTGGCTGACCTTGGTGTTTCTTCACATCAATTTAATGAGCCTGAAAGAGGCTTTTCTACCCGTTTCGAATCTTCTTTGGATATGCGTATGGATAAACAAGGCAAGCTTACTGCTGCTGATGTTTTGAATACTTATACTGAAGATAAACTGCATAAAATATTTGGGATCTACGGGGAGGTTAAAAATGCGAAATCATTGGCCAGAGCGGTGGTAACATCCCGCGCAGGACAGCCTATTGTAACCCTGGCTGATTTTAAAGCTGCCGCGGGTGCGCACATCCCTAAAGGAAAAGAGAATAAATACATGGCACAGGTATTTCAGGCCTTACGTATCGAAGTCAATGCGGAGATCGAAGTACTGGAAAGCTTTTTATTACAAACTGCTGAGGTGTTAAGCCCGGGTGGCAGATTGGTAGTGATGTCTTACCATTCACTGGAAGACAGGCCGGTAAAGAATTTTATTGCTAAAGGAAAGATCAGAGGGGAAGCAGATAAAGACTTCTTTGGTAATGAAGAAAAGCCATATAAAGTGATTACGCGTAAAGCAGTGATTGCTGAGCAGGACGAGCTGGAAAGAAACAGCAGGTCCAGAAGTGCAAAATTGAGAATTGGAGAAAGGATCTAA
- a CDS encoding FtsL-like putative cell division protein encodes MNNQFRADEVEDEEELPEEPVIRLKKPKKEKKESENANLFFKKLFVDGVVTKEAATAMLPFLIFLSLLTMLYIANSHMAVKNIRDIDKLNKEVKELSWEYKSLKADLMFKSKLTEVAKKVDTLGIKELTEPPKKIIISNDEH; translated from the coding sequence ATGAACAACCAGTTCAGAGCAGATGAGGTAGAGGACGAAGAGGAATTACCAGAAGAACCGGTAATTCGCTTAAAGAAGCCTAAAAAAGAAAAGAAGGAGTCTGAAAATGCTAACCTTTTCTTTAAAAAGCTTTTTGTGGATGGCGTAGTGACTAAAGAAGCCGCTACTGCCATGTTGCCTTTTCTTATCTTTTTGTCGCTGTTGACAATGCTTTACATTGCAAACAGCCATATGGCGGTTAAGAATATAAGAGATATAGATAAACTGAATAAAGAAGTAAAAGAACTAAGCTGGGAATATAAATCACTGAAAGCCGATTTAATGTTCAAAAGCAAGTTAACAGAAGTAGCTAAAAAAGTAGATACGTTAGGCATTAAGGAGCTAACAGAGCCTCCTAAAAAAATTATCATAAGTAATGATGAACATTAG
- a CDS encoding penicillin-binding protein — translation MNIRANILLRVYLSFGLIVLLAVAVLVRLCDVQFVEGHKWRAMADSLSTKYINVDAARGNIYSNDGSLLATSVPEYELRMDLYAGGISENKVFYAKVDSLAMKLSQFFVDKTPKEYSRMLRTARADSVRYLLIKRKVNYQQLKELRTFPLYNIGKYSGGLMAIQQNKRILPFQNLAKRTIGYKNENVSNGVGLEGAYGNYINGESGKRLVQRIAGGVWMPVNDEAEIAPKEGADIISTIDINMQDLAQSALEKQMIKSDADHGTVILMEVATGEVRAVANFTRESEGVYKEMFNYAIGGSQDPGSTFKLASYMALLEDKKIDTNTTVDTGNGVYRLYNHNIKDSHGGVGVVTAKKAFEVSSNTAVAKFVYSAYKDDPKQFTDHLYRIHMNERLKLQITGETKPVIKNPSFKSWSGLTLAQMAYGYEMQITPLQILTFYNAIANDGKYIAPIFVKEIRRLGNPIEQFHARVISEKVCSEATVKKLQAMLEGVVTEGTGKLMGSPFYRVAGKTGTAQVADGNKGYKAKRSYQASFCGYFPADKPKYSIMVSINGPKNGYYGGSVAGPVFKEIADRIYASDVQMYNNVTDHLVGNTKSPEAKAGQSKAVKSVYNALGIKALYAAKSDYFNSVDTSNGIVYQEYSSVKGMMPNVSGMGLKDALYLLGNAGLKTQVKGSGKVISQSIPSGMKIGRGLLVQLELK, via the coding sequence ATGAACATTAGAGCTAACATACTATTACGTGTTTATCTGTCCTTCGGACTGATTGTACTGCTTGCCGTGGCAGTATTAGTCAGATTATGCGATGTACAATTTGTAGAGGGGCATAAATGGCGTGCCATGGCCGATAGTCTCTCTACAAAGTATATCAATGTGGATGCTGCACGTGGTAATATTTATTCTAATGATGGAAGCCTGTTAGCTACATCTGTACCGGAGTATGAATTGAGAATGGATTTGTACGCTGGCGGAATTAGTGAGAATAAAGTTTTTTATGCTAAAGTAGATTCTCTGGCTATGAAACTTTCACAGTTTTTTGTGGATAAAACGCCAAAGGAATATTCGCGTATGCTGCGTACTGCCAGAGCAGATAGCGTGAGGTACTTATTGATTAAGCGTAAAGTGAATTATCAGCAGCTCAAAGAATTAAGAACTTTCCCATTGTATAATATTGGAAAGTATAGCGGTGGTTTGATGGCCATTCAGCAGAATAAAAGGATTTTACCTTTTCAGAACCTGGCAAAAAGGACGATCGGATATAAAAATGAAAACGTTTCCAACGGTGTAGGACTGGAAGGTGCTTACGGCAATTATATTAATGGGGAAAGTGGTAAAAGACTAGTACAACGTATTGCTGGTGGTGTCTGGATGCCGGTTAACGATGAGGCTGAAATTGCACCGAAAGAAGGAGCTGATATCATTTCTACAATCGATATCAATATGCAGGATCTGGCGCAGAGTGCATTAGAGAAGCAAATGATTAAAAGTGATGCAGATCACGGGACAGTGATTTTGATGGAAGTGGCGACTGGTGAAGTCAGGGCAGTTGCGAATTTTACCAGGGAGAGTGAAGGGGTTTATAAGGAAATGTTCAATTACGCGATAGGTGGAAGCCAGGATCCGGGATCTACTTTTAAGCTGGCCTCTTATATGGCTTTACTGGAAGATAAAAAAATAGATACGAACACGACAGTGGATACTGGAAATGGAGTTTACAGGCTTTATAACCATAATATAAAAGATTCTCACGGGGGCGTAGGAGTGGTAACTGCTAAAAAGGCATTTGAAGTTTCATCAAATACCGCGGTGGCCAAATTTGTTTATAGCGCTTATAAAGATGATCCTAAGCAGTTTACAGATCATTTATACCGGATCCATATGAATGAAAGACTGAAACTGCAAATTACCGGAGAAACAAAACCGGTCATTAAAAACCCTTCTTTTAAGTCATGGAGTGGTTTGACCCTGGCGCAGATGGCTTATGGGTATGAAATGCAGATTACCCCGCTGCAAATTTTGACGTTTTATAATGCCATCGCAAATGATGGAAAATATATAGCACCAATTTTTGTAAAAGAAATCAGAAGGCTGGGAAACCCGATTGAGCAGTTTCATGCGCGGGTGATCAGTGAAAAAGTTTGTTCTGAAGCTACGGTTAAAAAATTACAGGCGATGCTGGAAGGCGTGGTCACAGAAGGTACTGGTAAACTGATGGGCTCACCGTTTTACCGGGTAGCTGGAAAAACTGGTACTGCACAGGTGGCGGATGGAAATAAAGGTTATAAAGCTAAGAGAAGTTATCAGGCTTCTTTTTGTGGTTACTTCCCGGCTGATAAGCCTAAGTACTCGATTATGGTTTCTATCAACGGGCCAAAAAACGGGTATTACGGTGGATCAGTTGCCGGGCCGGTATTTAAAGAAATTGCAGATCGTATTTACGCAAGTGATGTGCAAATGTATAACAATGTGACTGACCACCTGGTTGGAAACACGAAAAGTCCGGAAGCGAAAGCAGGACAGAGTAAAGCAGTGAAAAGTGTTTACAATGCGTTGGGAATAAAAGCCCTTTATGCTGCCAAATCTGACTATTTCAATAGTGTGGATACCAGCAACGGGATTGTTTACCAGGAATATAGTTCTGTGAAAGGCATGATGCCTAATGTAAGCGGAATGGGCTTAAAAGATGCTTTATATCTTTTAGGAAACGCCGGTTTAAAAACACAGGTGAAGGGAAGTGGAAAAGTAATAAGCCAGTCGATTCCCTCAGGGATGAAGATTGGAAGAGGATTATTGGTACAATTAGAATTGAAATAA
- a CDS encoding UDP-N-acetylmuramoyl-L-alanyl-D-glutamate--2,6-diaminopimelate ligase: protein MQLQDVLYGVAIKNLVGKTNRVISALTFDSREVQQGVVFFAVKGTLSDGHTFINQTIAAGATVIICEEIPAEVNPEVTYIVVENTSVALGIMASNYYGNPSSSLKLVGITGTNGKTTIATILFKLFRSLGFHTGLISTVQNQVNDKIIAATHTTPNPLALNQLLKQMVELGCTYCFMEVSSHAMVQHRIEGLTFAGGVFSNITHDHLDFHKTFDNYIKAKKSFFDGLPKGSFALTNADDKNGMVMLQNTKASKKTYALKQLADYKVSIIENRFSGLNLEIDHTDVFFKLVGSFNAYNLAAVYGTAMLLGQDKLQVLTLLSNLTGAEGRFEEVPNSKQIIGLVDYAHTPDAVQNVLSTIHDIRKGTEQVITVIGCGGDRDKTKRPVMAQVACDWSDKVILTSDNPRTEDPHQILADMEAGVSPTNRRKTLTIADRKEAIKTACHLARPGDIILIAGKGHEKYQDINGVKYHFDDKEVLMEQLNLIS, encoded by the coding sequence ATGCAGTTGCAGGATGTTTTATATGGAGTGGCGATTAAAAACCTGGTTGGAAAAACCAACAGGGTAATTAGTGCGCTTACGTTTGACTCACGTGAGGTACAGCAAGGTGTTGTATTTTTTGCAGTAAAGGGAACTTTATCAGACGGACATACTTTTATTAACCAGACTATTGCTGCCGGAGCAACAGTTATTATTTGTGAAGAGATACCAGCAGAGGTAAATCCCGAGGTGACTTATATCGTGGTAGAAAATACTTCGGTGGCTTTGGGGATTATGGCTTCCAATTATTATGGAAACCCTTCTTCTTCGTTGAAACTGGTTGGGATTACCGGAACAAATGGTAAAACAACTATTGCAACTATTTTATTTAAGTTATTCAGAAGCCTTGGTTTCCATACCGGATTAATTTCTACGGTACAAAATCAGGTAAATGATAAAATCATTGCGGCGACACATACTACACCAAATCCACTGGCACTGAACCAGCTGCTGAAGCAAATGGTTGAGCTGGGTTGTACTTACTGCTTTATGGAAGTAAGTTCTCATGCGATGGTGCAGCACAGAATAGAAGGATTGACTTTTGCAGGCGGTGTGTTTTCAAACATCACACACGATCACCTTGATTTTCATAAGACGTTTGACAATTATATTAAAGCGAAAAAATCATTTTTTGACGGCCTTCCGAAAGGTTCTTTTGCCCTGACCAATGCCGATGATAAAAACGGGATGGTGATGCTTCAGAATACGAAGGCTTCTAAAAAGACCTACGCTTTAAAGCAACTGGCTGATTATAAAGTAAGCATTATTGAAAACAGGTTCAGTGGTCTGAATCTTGAAATTGACCATACTGATGTGTTTTTTAAATTGGTAGGTTCATTCAATGCGTATAACCTGGCTGCTGTTTACGGTACGGCCATGTTATTAGGCCAGGATAAACTTCAGGTATTAACGCTATTGAGCAACTTAACAGGTGCTGAAGGCAGATTTGAAGAAGTACCTAATTCAAAACAGATTATTGGCCTGGTGGATTATGCACATACGCCTGACGCTGTTCAGAATGTATTGAGTACGATTCATGACATCAGAAAAGGTACAGAGCAGGTGATCACAGTAATTGGTTGTGGTGGTGACAGAGATAAAACTAAACGTCCGGTGATGGCTCAGGTAGCTTGTGACTGGAGTGATAAAGTAATCCTGACCTCAGATAATCCAAGAACGGAAGATCCGCATCAGATTCTGGCGGATATGGAAGCTGGTGTATCACCAACTAACCGCAGAAAAACATTAACGATTGCAGATCGTAAAGAAGCTATAAAAACAGCTTGTCATTTAGCCAGACCAGGTGATATCATCCTGATTGCGGGTAAAGGACATGAAAAATACCAGGATATCAATGGAGTAAAGTATCATTTTGATGATAAAGAAGTGTTAATGGAACAATTAAACTTAATCAGCTAA
- the mraY gene encoding phospho-N-acetylmuramoyl-pentapeptide-transferase, which yields MLYYLFEYLNAHYEFPGLRLFQYITFRTSLAIIISLIITTVFGRRIINYLHKMQVGETVRNLGLEGQMQKQGTPTMGGVMILMGILIPTLLLANLTNVYVLLMIVTTVWMGAVGFVDDYIKVFKKNKEGLAGRFKIVGQVGLALIIGWTMYFNPNIVVRQTVDETGVSKNAAPMVLRQKGEKFYYTQDVKSTITNIPFYKNNEFDYAKVLKFLGPGYEKYAVFVFILFVVIIITAVSNGANLTDGIDGLATGTSAIIGITLGLLAYVSGNTVIADYLNILYIPNSGELMIFAGAFVGACVGFLWYNSYPAQVFMGDTGSLAIGGIIAALAIMIRKELLIPILCGVFLIEVTSVMLQVSYFKYTKKRFGEGRRIFLMSPLHHHYQKKGYHEAKIVTRFWIVGILLAIITIITLKLR from the coding sequence ATGTTATATTATCTATTTGAATATTTAAACGCACATTACGAATTCCCTGGCTTAAGGTTGTTCCAGTATATTACGTTCCGTACTTCACTGGCGATTATTATCTCGTTGATTATTACCACTGTTTTCGGAAGGAGAATTATCAACTATCTGCACAAAATGCAGGTGGGGGAAACAGTAAGGAATTTAGGTTTGGAAGGACAAATGCAGAAACAAGGCACACCAACGATGGGTGGGGTGATGATTCTGATGGGTATTCTGATCCCAACTTTATTACTGGCCAACCTGACCAATGTATACGTGTTACTGATGATTGTCACTACAGTATGGATGGGCGCGGTAGGTTTTGTGGATGATTATATTAAAGTATTTAAGAAAAATAAAGAAGGGCTTGCTGGAAGGTTTAAAATTGTCGGACAGGTAGGATTAGCCTTAATCATTGGCTGGACAATGTATTTCAATCCTAATATCGTAGTGAGACAAACTGTGGATGAAACCGGGGTGAGCAAAAATGCGGCACCGATGGTCCTTAGACAAAAAGGGGAAAAATTCTATTACACGCAGGATGTAAAATCAACGATTACCAATATTCCTTTTTATAAAAATAACGAGTTTGATTATGCGAAGGTGCTTAAATTTTTAGGCCCTGGTTATGAGAAATATGCGGTTTTTGTTTTTATCCTTTTTGTAGTGATTATCATTACGGCGGTTTCTAATGGCGCGAATTTAACGGATGGGATAGATGGCCTGGCAACGGGTACTTCTGCGATTATAGGCATTACACTGGGCTTACTGGCCTATGTTTCGGGTAACACAGTGATTGCGGATTACCTGAATATCTTATATATCCCCAATTCCGGGGAGCTGATGATTTTTGCAGGTGCCTTTGTAGGTGCTTGTGTTGGGTTCTTATGGTACAATTCTTATCCTGCACAGGTTTTTATGGGGGATACAGGAAGTCTGGCGATTGGTGGTATCATCGCTGCACTGGCGATTATGATCAGGAAAGAACTGCTGATCCCGATTTTATGCGGGGTCTTCCTGATTGAGGTAACTTCGGTTATGCTCCAGGTATCTTACTTTAAGTACACGAAAAAACGCTTTGGAGAAGGCAGAAGGATCTTCCTGATGTCACCACTGCACCACCATTATCAGAAAAAAGGATACCATGAAGCGAAAATTGTTACGCGCTTCTGGATTGTAGGAATATTATTGGCCATCATTACCATAATCACTTTAAAACTGAGATAA
- the murD gene encoding UDP-N-acetylmuramoyl-L-alanine--D-glutamate ligase, protein MEKQRIVILGAGESGVGAAILAQKQGFDVFVSDFGAIADRYKETLVELNIAFEEKQHTVASIINANEVIKSPGIADSVSIIKELKKKNIPVISEIEFAKRYTTAKTICITGSNGKTTTTMLTYHILKKAGLNVGLAGNIGHSFAAQVATENFDWYVLEISSFMLDDMYDFRADIAVLLNITPDHLDRYDYKMTNYAASKMRIVQNQRPEDHFIFCADDEEILKALKSTKVNSQKCPFSIRKKVEGGAYLEGNNIHININPKDHLTMSISELALQGKHNIYNSMASGIVAKVLEIRNATIRESMGDIKNIEHRLEHVAKISGVDYINDSKATNVNSTWYALESVNTDVILIMGGVDKGNDYDMLKDLVKQKVKAIVCLGKNNKRIHEAFEDDVEIIVNTFSANEAVQVAYHLATKGNTVLLSPACASFDLFKNYEDRGNQFKMAVKEL, encoded by the coding sequence ATGGAAAAGCAGAGAATCGTCATACTTGGAGCTGGTGAAAGCGGTGTAGGTGCAGCAATACTGGCACAGAAGCAGGGCTTTGATGTTTTTGTTTCAGATTTCGGGGCTATTGCCGACCGGTATAAAGAAACATTGGTAGAACTGAATATTGCTTTTGAAGAGAAGCAGCATACGGTTGCCTCGATCATCAATGCAAATGAAGTGATCAAGAGCCCTGGAATTGCTGATTCTGTGTCTATTATCAAAGAACTGAAGAAGAAAAACATTCCGGTGATCTCAGAAATTGAGTTCGCTAAGAGATATACAACAGCAAAAACTATTTGTATTACCGGGTCAAATGGTAAAACGACCACCACAATGCTGACTTACCACATCCTTAAGAAAGCGGGCTTGAATGTAGGCCTCGCCGGTAATATAGGACATAGTTTTGCAGCTCAGGTAGCCACAGAGAATTTCGATTGGTATGTACTGGAAATATCGAGCTTTATGCTGGACGATATGTATGATTTCAGAGCTGATATCGCTGTACTTTTAAACATTACGCCTGACCATCTGGACAGGTACGATTACAAAATGACAAATTACGCAGCTTCAAAAATGCGTATCGTACAGAATCAGAGACCTGAAGATCATTTTATCTTTTGTGCCGATGATGAAGAAATCCTGAAAGCTTTAAAAAGCACGAAGGTAAATTCACAGAAATGCCCTTTCTCTATTCGTAAAAAGGTAGAAGGCGGAGCTTATCTGGAAGGCAACAATATTCATATCAATATAAATCCAAAAGACCATTTAACCATGTCAATTTCAGAGTTAGCTTTACAAGGCAAGCACAATATCTACAACTCTATGGCTTCGGGCATAGTCGCTAAAGTGTTGGAAATCCGCAATGCGACTATCAGAGAGAGTATGGGAGATATTAAAAATATTGAACACCGGTTGGAGCATGTTGCCAAGATTTCTGGTGTGGATTATATCAATGATTCAAAAGCTACCAATGTAAACTCTACCTGGTATGCGCTGGAAAGTGTAAATACGGACGTGATCCTGATTATGGGTGGTGTGGATAAGGGTAATGATTATGATATGCTGAAAGACCTGGTAAAGCAAAAAGTGAAAGCTATTGTTTGCCTGGGTAAAAATAATAAACGTATTCACGAAGCTTTTGAGGATGATGTGGAAATTATTGTCAATACGTTCTCTGCAAATGAAGCTGTACAAGTAGCTTATCACCTGGCAACAAAGGGAAATACCGTGTTGTTGTCACCGGCTTGTGCAAGTTTTGATTTGTTTAAGAATTATGAAGACCGTGGAAACCAATTCAAAATGGCTGTAAAAGAATTATAA